The Maniola hyperantus chromosome 2, iAphHyp1.2, whole genome shotgun sequence genome includes a region encoding these proteins:
- the LOC117988699 gene encoding probable serine/threonine-protein kinase kinX, with product MSRYIAFFAVLALAAAYPASEDVPRPITTITDSEFEDPSPWFRFPPFGNIFEPLTKLFSSFADIGPRIDITDDKFRVIVNVKEYKKEDLKVKTKGDFILVQGAHEAKHEDHDLFASQFFHTYTLPVNASASDVTATLTSDGYLDVVAPINGADENEKAGEREVPIVESGKPLKEEKEPVVPAPVVPVANTDNVANFDKVETFDAPVNTPVEPFAKVETVDKVENVEPTAAAEKVEKFEPIAPVEKIENVEPIVPVEKVEKVEPIAPLEKVEKVEPIVPVEKVEKVEPIAPVEKVENVEPITPVEKVENVEPIAPAEVENFDKVEPLPVTTEAAEVEPEKLPTISSLDREEVPVQDIKVPQDNALNEIQP from the coding sequence ATGTCGCGGTATATTGCGTTTTTCGCGGTACTCGCGCTCGCGGCCGCCTACCCCGCGAGCGAGGACGTCCCTCGCCCCATCACCACCATCACAGACTCAGAATTCGAAGACCCATCCCCCTGGTTCAGATTTCCACCGTTCGGAAACATTTTTGAGCCTCTAACAAAACTGTTCTCAAGTTTCGCGGACATCGGACCGAGGATCGACATAACCGACGACAAATTCCGAGTGATAGTCAACGTTAAGGAGTACAAGAAGGAAGATTTGAAAGTTAAGACGAAAGGTGACTTCATTCTTGTCCAAGGAGCGCATGAAGCTAAACACGAGGACCATGACCTATTCGCCAGCCAATTCTTCCACACGTACACTCTCCCAGTAAACGCCAGTGCATCAGATGTCACTGCTACTCTAACTAGTGATGGATATTTGGATGTAGTCGCTCCTATCAATGGTGCTGATGAAAACGAAAAGGCTGGTGAAAGAGAAGTGCCGATCGTTGAAAGTGGGAAGCCATTGAAGGAAGAGAAAGAGCCGGTCGTACCTGCGCCTGTTGTGCCAGTTGCGAACACTGATAACGTTGCTAACTTCGATAAAGTTGAAACCTTTGATGCGCCGGTAAACACACCGGTAGAGCCTTTTGCTAAGGTTGAAACTGTTGATAAGGTAGAAAATGTTGAACCAACTGCGGCTGCTGAGAAGGTCGAAAAATTTGAACCGATTGCCCCTGTTGAGAAGATCGAAAATGTTGAACCGATTGTCCCTGTCGAGAAGGTCGAAAAGGTTGAACCGATTGCCCCTCTTGAGAAGGTCGAAAAGGTTGAACCGATTGTCCCTGTTGAGAAGGTCGAAAAGGTTGAACCGATTGCCCCCGTTGAGAAGGTTGAAAATGTTGAACCGATTACCCCTGTTGAGAAGGTTGAAAATGTTGAACCAATTGCCCCTGCTGAGGTAGAAAATTTTGATAAAGTTGAGCCACTCCCAGTGACGACAGAAGCTGCTGAAGTTGAACCTGAAAAGTTACCCACGATATCATCGCTCGACCGGGAAGAGGTACCCGTCCAGGACATCAAAGTCCCCCAGGATAACGCACTGAACGAAATCCAGCCCTAA